In the genome of Pseudoglutamicibacter cumminsii, one region contains:
- a CDS encoding c-type cytochrome, whose translation MKALSQRRRSPLALLALLVLGLVATGGVYTIAGSVTSANADAQAVAEGDVENGGKLFSANCATCHGVNAEGTPAGPSLIGVGAASVDFQVGTGRMPMQMQGPQAQIKPKQFSEQQTADLSAYVASLGAGPAIPSDDVLDHSNLTSEEIADGGTIFRVNCAMCHNAGASGGALTRGKYAPTIHGVSEKHIYEAMVTGPQNMPVFNDTNLPPEQKRQVLGYLKMLENEGNPGGFPLGGLGPVAEGLFIWTGGLALIISFTIWITSRRA comes from the coding sequence TTGCTTGTGCTCGGCTTGGTAGCGACCGGTGGTGTATACACAATTGCCGGTTCCGTAACTTCCGCCAATGCTGACGCCCAGGCTGTCGCCGAGGGTGACGTAGAAAACGGCGGCAAGCTTTTCTCTGCTAACTGCGCAACCTGCCACGGCGTTAACGCCGAAGGCACCCCTGCTGGCCCAAGCCTGATTGGTGTAGGTGCAGCATCAGTTGACTTCCAGGTTGGCACCGGCCGTATGCCTATGCAGATGCAGGGCCCACAGGCTCAGATCAAGCCAAAGCAGTTCTCCGAGCAGCAGACCGCCGACCTCTCGGCTTATGTCGCTTCCCTCGGTGCAGGCCCAGCTATTCCGTCTGACGACGTTCTGGACCACTCCAACCTGACTTCAGAAGAGATCGCTGACGGCGGTACGATCTTCCGCGTCAACTGCGCTATGTGCCACAACGCTGGTGCATCCGGTGGTGCTCTGACCCGCGGTAAGTACGCACCAACCATTCACGGCGTTTCCGAGAAGCACATCTATGAGGCCATGGTCACTGGTCCTCAGAACATGCCAGTCTTCAACGACACCAACCTCCCGCCTGAGCAGAAGCGCCAGGTTCTCGGTTACCTCAAGATGCTTGAGAACGAGGGCAACCCAGGCGGCTTCCCACTCGGTGGTTTGGGTCCTGTGGCTGAGGGTCTGTTCATCTGGACAGGCGGCCTCGCCCTGATCATCTCGTTCACCATCTGGATCACGTCGCGTCGCGCCTAA